A single region of the Streptomyces virginiae genome encodes:
- a CDS encoding class F sortase — MGEDETGQKRRYSPWGVLALVMLTGLAMVRNGVNIGDGPPQPTAASAVAVTSDQLPANPPTPPADMEVLEHSSVQRIRIPTINVDAPVMTVGLDAEGWIDAPPPQDRNLAGWYLNGISPGQRGSAVIVGHVDNAQGPAVFYGLGSVKPGNHIEVERYDGRTAVFEVYGVEVFSKEAFPGARVYGDTGHPELRVITCGGGYSKARGYDGNVVVFARMVEAR; from the coding sequence ATGGGCGAGGACGAGACCGGGCAGAAACGCAGATACTCGCCATGGGGCGTACTCGCCCTGGTCATGCTCACCGGCCTCGCCATGGTGCGGAACGGTGTGAACATCGGCGACGGGCCGCCACAGCCCACCGCGGCCTCGGCCGTCGCGGTGACGTCCGACCAGTTGCCGGCGAATCCGCCGACGCCCCCGGCGGACATGGAGGTGCTGGAGCACTCGTCGGTCCAGCGCATCCGGATTCCCACGATCAACGTGGACGCGCCGGTGATGACGGTCGGGCTGGACGCGGAGGGCTGGATCGACGCGCCACCCCCGCAGGACCGCAATCTCGCCGGCTGGTACCTCAACGGCATCTCGCCGGGCCAGCGGGGCTCGGCGGTGATCGTGGGACACGTGGACAACGCGCAGGGCCCCGCGGTCTTCTACGGCCTGGGCTCGGTCAAGCCGGGCAACCACATCGAGGTGGAGCGGTACGACGGGCGCACGGCGGTGTTCGAGGTCTACGGCGTGGAGGTGTTCTCCAAGGAGGCCTTCCCCGGGGCCCGGGTGTACGGGGACACCGGGCACCCGGAGCTCCGGGTGATCACCTGCGGCGGCGGATACTCCAAGGCCCGCGGCTACGACGGCAACGTGGTCGTCTTCGCCCGCATGGTGGAGGCGCGCTGA
- a CDS encoding universal stress protein, which translates to MTEHVNTEFERGTDGPKVILAGVDGSESSLRAAAYAAGLARRQNALLALVYVQPVIPAGAALGAPVADTTGEIAEGLVAEIRASAERLKGIYEVRWQFHTFRGDPYAGLVSAADELMADGVVVGASEQAGHRIVGSVAIRLVKAGRWPVTVVP; encoded by the coding sequence GTGACGGAGCACGTGAACACGGAATTCGAACGCGGTACCGACGGACCGAAGGTGATCCTGGCCGGGGTCGACGGATCGGAGTCCTCGCTGCGGGCCGCGGCCTACGCGGCGGGGCTGGCCCGACGACAGAACGCCCTGCTGGCCCTGGTGTACGTCCAGCCGGTGATCCCGGCCGGCGCCGCGCTGGGCGCGCCGGTGGCGGACACCACCGGGGAGATCGCGGAGGGGCTGGTGGCCGAGATCCGCGCGTCGGCGGAGCGCCTCAAGGGGATCTACGAGGTGCGCTGGCAGTTCCACACCTTCCGCGGCGACCCGTACGCCGGGCTGGTGAGCGCGGCGGACGAGCTGATGGCGGACGGGGTGGTGGTCGGCGCCTCCGAGCAGGCGGGCCACCGGATCGTGGGGTCGGTGGCGATCCGCCTGGTCAAGGCGGGCCGCTGGCCCGTCACCGTGGTTCCGTAG
- a CDS encoding polysaccharide deacetylase family protein, translating to MKNDEPTVGRRTVLRTAVFLGVAAASGLLSVSGESGSGAPGPGPGGSGAPAGPGAPPAAGAPGLRARALPEKSYRLQPMTADAPVRAVAAKPAVRTRPILELPAEAAASGGMVLTFDDGPDPRYTPAILDTLARYGVRAMFFVCGEMAAENKNLLRRMVDEGHVIGNHTWTHPLIPQLGRPALASEIGRTSEVVQQAVGEAPLWFRAPYGAWNRAAFEIGAELGMEPLAWTVDTLDWKEPGTPTIISRVLGGAAPGVIVLSHDAGGNRSQSVQAISLYLPQLLARGYRMTLPVLPPR from the coding sequence ATGAAAAATGACGAGCCGACAGTAGGGCGGCGCACGGTCCTGCGTACCGCCGTCTTCCTCGGGGTCGCGGCCGCCTCCGGACTGCTCAGCGTCAGTGGTGAGAGCGGCAGCGGAGCCCCCGGACCGGGACCGGGCGGATCCGGAGCACCGGCAGGGCCGGGGGCGCCCCCCGCGGCGGGTGCGCCGGGGTTGCGGGCGCGGGCGCTGCCCGAGAAGTCGTACCGGCTGCAACCGATGACCGCCGACGCGCCGGTGCGCGCGGTGGCCGCGAAGCCGGCCGTGCGGACCCGGCCCATCCTGGAACTCCCCGCCGAGGCCGCCGCGTCGGGCGGCATGGTGCTCACCTTCGACGACGGCCCGGATCCCCGCTACACCCCCGCCATCCTCGACACCCTCGCCCGCTACGGCGTGCGCGCCATGTTCTTCGTCTGCGGGGAGATGGCCGCCGAGAACAAGAACCTGCTGCGCCGGATGGTCGACGAGGGCCACGTCATCGGCAACCACACCTGGACCCACCCGCTCATCCCGCAGCTCGGCCGACCCGCCCTCGCCTCCGAGATCGGCCGCACGAGCGAGGTCGTGCAACAGGCCGTCGGCGAGGCGCCGCTGTGGTTCCGGGCCCCCTACGGAGCCTGGAACCGGGCCGCCTTCGAGATCGGGGCGGAGCTCGGCATGGAGCCGCTCGCCTGGACCGTGGACACCCTGGACTGGAAGGAACCGGGGACCCCGACGATCATCTCCCGGGTCCTGGGCGGCGCGGCCCCCGGCGTGATCGTCCTGTCGCACGACGCCGGCGGCAACCGGTCGCAGAGCGTCCAGGCGATCTCCTTGTACCTTCCCCAACTGCTGGCGCGGGGCTACCGGATGACCCTCCCGGTGCTGCCGCCCCGCTGA
- the lysX gene encoding bifunctional lysylphosphatidylglycerol synthetase/lysine--tRNA ligase LysX — MSATSATSATVEEKHGTRNRFLNRVPDGFGAFFGALGLLCALLALSPTLRRLLRHIVRFLDLIVVPVSANLAYAVFLFLLAAALGTRKKVAWWIVITYLALLIVDDVLEMAVGEYWIGVPSMVIAVAAMAVLIAARDEFYAASRPGALWHALLVLGLGLLAAVLVGWALVALFPGTLPKGQWLDWAAKEVFGGLFSAREFDGHPPRPLSFLLGLFGAAALLNAAMTLFRSQRLTAALHGDEEPRIRALLGAYGRNDSLGYFATRRDKAVVFAPNGKAGVTYRVEAGVCLASGDPVGDPASWTAAIDAWLAVARRYGWQPAVMGASEDGATAYGRSGLGALQLGDEAILHVAHFDLDGRDMRVTRQAVNRVRRIGATTVIRRHSALSQDEMQRIVESADKWRDTETERGFSMALDRLGDREDGDCLLVEAFDDQGELIALLSFVPWGKDGISLDLMRRDRTAPNGVMEFMVAQLCAAAPGLGVRRISLNFAVFRSAFEEGGRIGAGPVLKLWRKLLLFFSRWWQLEALYRSNVKYGPEWYPRFLCYQDAGSLARVSLASGIAEGFVSVPSLRTLWGNGHPKGLTAPATTEGLPAIDSLGLDAVEQADGGAPAERLPEQVRVRHAKLDRIRAAGIDPYPVGIRARTHTVAELKAAHPHHPPGARTGAEATLAGRVMVVRDLGGVVFAVLRDWSGDIQLMLTRDEAGAEVLDSFTSQVDFGDHVLVSGEAGASKAGELSLVVRSWQLTGKCLRPLPDKRKGLADPEARVRRRYLDLVASPEARDVVRARSSAIQALRQGLLDRGYLEVETPMLQQIHGGANARPFRTHINAYDLDLYLRIAPELYLKRLCVGGMEKVFEMGRTFRNEGVSYKHNPEFTMLEAYQAFADYDVMLDLTRELIQGAATAAFGSPVAHKAGPDGKLVVHDISGTWPVKTMYGAISEALGEEVDADTEEQVLRRLCDRASVPHAPEDTRGDVVLEMYERLVEERTELPTFYKDFPTDVSPLTRQHRRDPRLAERWDLVAFGTELGTAYSELTDPVEQRRRLTAQSLLAAGGDPEAMELDNDFLDALEYAMPPTGGLGIGVDRLVMFLTGLTIRETLPFPLVRRG, encoded by the coding sequence ATGAGTGCCACCAGTGCCACCAGTGCCACCGTGGAGGAGAAGCACGGAACCCGGAACCGCTTCCTGAACCGGGTACCCGACGGGTTCGGCGCGTTCTTCGGAGCGCTCGGCCTGCTGTGCGCCCTGCTCGCACTCTCTCCCACGCTGCGTCGGCTCCTCCGGCACATCGTGCGGTTCCTCGACCTGATCGTCGTCCCCGTCAGCGCGAACCTCGCCTACGCCGTCTTCCTCTTCCTTCTCGCCGCGGCCCTCGGCACCCGCAAGAAGGTCGCCTGGTGGATCGTCATCACCTATTTGGCCCTGCTGATCGTCGACGACGTGCTGGAGATGGCTGTCGGCGAGTACTGGATCGGCGTCCCCTCCATGGTCATCGCCGTCGCCGCGATGGCCGTACTGATCGCCGCCCGCGACGAGTTCTACGCCGCCTCGCGCCCCGGGGCCCTGTGGCACGCCCTGCTCGTGCTCGGCCTCGGACTGCTCGCCGCCGTACTCGTGGGCTGGGCGCTCGTCGCCCTCTTCCCCGGCACCCTGCCCAAGGGCCAGTGGCTGGACTGGGCCGCCAAAGAGGTCTTCGGCGGCCTCTTCTCGGCCCGGGAGTTCGACGGCCACCCACCCCGTCCGCTGTCCTTCCTGCTCGGCCTCTTCGGCGCCGCGGCCCTGCTGAACGCGGCCATGACCCTCTTCCGTTCCCAGCGCCTGACCGCAGCCCTGCACGGCGACGAGGAGCCCCGTATCCGCGCCCTCCTCGGCGCCTACGGACGCAACGACTCCCTCGGCTACTTCGCCACCCGGCGCGACAAGGCCGTCGTCTTCGCCCCCAACGGCAAGGCCGGCGTCACCTACCGCGTCGAAGCAGGCGTCTGCCTCGCCAGCGGGGACCCGGTCGGTGACCCCGCCTCCTGGACCGCTGCCATCGACGCCTGGCTGGCCGTGGCCCGCCGCTACGGCTGGCAGCCCGCCGTCATGGGTGCCTCCGAGGACGGCGCCACCGCCTACGGGCGCTCCGGGCTCGGCGCCCTGCAGCTGGGCGACGAGGCCATCCTGCACGTGGCCCACTTCGACCTCGACGGCCGCGACATGCGCGTGACCCGGCAGGCCGTCAACCGGGTCCGGCGCATCGGAGCCACCACCGTCATCCGACGCCACTCCGCCCTGTCCCAGGACGAGATGCAGAGGATCGTGGAAAGCGCCGACAAATGGCGTGACACGGAGACCGAACGCGGCTTCTCCATGGCCCTGGACCGGCTCGGTGACCGCGAGGACGGGGACTGCCTGCTGGTCGAGGCCTTCGACGACCAGGGCGAGCTGATCGCCCTGCTCTCCTTCGTCCCGTGGGGCAAGGACGGCATCTCCCTCGACCTGATGCGCCGCGACCGCACCGCCCCCAACGGGGTCATGGAGTTCATGGTCGCCCAGCTCTGCGCCGCCGCCCCCGGTCTCGGCGTACGCCGGATCTCCCTCAACTTCGCCGTCTTCCGCTCCGCCTTCGAGGAGGGCGGCCGGATCGGCGCCGGCCCCGTCCTGAAGCTGTGGCGCAAACTGCTCCTCTTCTTCTCCCGCTGGTGGCAGCTGGAGGCGCTGTACCGCTCGAACGTCAAGTACGGCCCCGAGTGGTACCCACGCTTCCTCTGCTACCAGGACGCCGGCTCGCTCGCCCGGGTCAGCCTCGCCTCCGGGATCGCCGAGGGCTTCGTCTCCGTACCCAGCCTGCGCACCCTGTGGGGCAACGGCCATCCCAAGGGCCTCACCGCCCCCGCCACCACCGAGGGCCTGCCCGCCATCGACTCCCTCGGCCTGGACGCGGTCGAGCAGGCGGACGGGGGCGCCCCGGCCGAGCGGCTGCCCGAACAGGTCCGCGTCCGCCACGCCAAACTGGACCGCATCCGAGCCGCCGGCATCGACCCCTACCCCGTGGGGATCCGCGCGCGCACCCACACCGTCGCGGAGCTGAAGGCGGCCCACCCCCACCACCCGCCCGGCGCCCGGACCGGCGCCGAGGCCACCCTCGCCGGACGCGTGATGGTCGTACGCGACCTCGGCGGCGTGGTCTTCGCCGTCCTGCGCGACTGGTCCGGGGACATACAGCTCATGCTCACCCGCGACGAGGCCGGGGCCGAGGTGCTGGACTCCTTCACCTCGCAGGTCGACTTCGGCGACCACGTGCTGGTCAGCGGCGAGGCCGGCGCGAGCAAGGCCGGCGAACTCTCCCTCGTGGTCCGCTCCTGGCAGCTCACCGGCAAGTGCCTGCGCCCCCTCCCGGACAAGCGCAAGGGCCTCGCCGACCCCGAGGCCCGGGTCCGGCGCCGTTACCTCGACCTCGTCGCGAGCCCCGAGGCCCGGGACGTCGTACGGGCCCGCTCCAGCGCGATCCAGGCCTTGCGCCAGGGACTCCTCGACCGCGGCTACCTGGAGGTCGAGACCCCGATGCTCCAGCAGATCCACGGCGGCGCCAACGCCCGGCCCTTCCGCACCCACATCAACGCCTACGACCTCGACCTGTACCTGCGCATCGCGCCCGAGCTGTACCTCAAGCGGCTCTGCGTCGGCGGTATGGAGAAGGTCTTCGAGATGGGCCGCACCTTCCGCAACGAGGGCGTCTCCTACAAGCACAATCCCGAGTTCACGATGTTGGAGGCCTACCAGGCCTTCGCCGACTACGACGTGATGCTCGACCTCACCCGCGAACTGATCCAGGGCGCGGCCACCGCCGCCTTCGGCTCGCCCGTCGCCCACAAGGCGGGACCGGACGGGAAGCTCGTCGTCCACGACATCTCCGGAACCTGGCCGGTCAAGACCATGTACGGGGCCATCAGCGAGGCCCTCGGCGAGGAGGTCGACGCCGACACCGAGGAACAGGTGCTGCGCCGGCTGTGCGACCGGGCGTCGGTCCCGCACGCCCCCGAGGACACCCGCGGCGACGTGGTGCTGGAGATGTACGAGCGCCTCGTCGAGGAGCGGACCGAGCTGCCCACCTTCTACAAGGACTTTCCCACCGACGTCTCCCCGCTCACCCGCCAGCACCGCCGGGATCCCCGGCTCGCCGAACGCTGGGACCTGGTCGCCTTCGGCACCGAACTGGGCACCGCCTACTCGGAGCTGACCGACCCGGTGGAACAGCGGCGCCGGCTCACCGCGCAGTCCCTGCTCGCGGCGGGCGGTGACCCGGAGGCCATGGAGCTCGACAACGACTTCCTGGACGCACTGGAATACGCGATGCCGCCCACCGGCGGCCTCGGCATCGGCGTGGACCGCCTCGTCATGTTCCTCACGGGCCTGACGATCCGCGAGACCCTCCCCTTCCCCCTGGTCCGCCGCGGCTGA
- a CDS encoding DUF6086 family protein, translating into MSQYFDMGDVTLWNPSNGASRLFRRQVAVFEAELRLGSGIGPMEMDECQIDPVAFAAFVDALLVLHRRTSHAIVLALSEGFTATVVVLAERAGIRVDWERLGGAPDGPREDVQVSAAGMAAPPSGRSWSTGLREQAARLERRMPRQ; encoded by the coding sequence ATGAGTCAGTACTTCGACATGGGTGACGTGACGCTGTGGAACCCGTCCAACGGGGCCTCCCGGTTGTTCCGGCGCCAGGTAGCGGTCTTCGAGGCGGAGCTGAGGCTCGGTTCGGGCATCGGGCCGATGGAGATGGACGAGTGCCAGATCGACCCGGTCGCCTTCGCAGCGTTCGTCGACGCCCTGCTGGTACTGCACCGCAGGACGAGCCACGCCATCGTGCTCGCGCTCTCGGAGGGCTTCACCGCCACCGTGGTCGTGCTCGCGGAGCGTGCCGGGATCCGGGTGGACTGGGAGCGGCTCGGCGGCGCCCCGGACGGTCCGCGCGAGGACGTACAGGTGTCCGCCGCGGGCATGGCCGCCCCGCCGTCCGGCCGCAGTTGGTCCACGGGGCTGCGGGAGCAGGCGGCGCGGCTGGAACGGCGTATGCCGAGGCAGTGA
- a CDS encoding CapA family protein — translation MTTRIRPQVLALLSAVLLSAVSGCSAGGSSAPARLGDSGAPATPSSAAGSPAAKGFTLVASGDVLPHTSVIQRAANDADGDGYDFRPMFSGVKTVVSGADLALCHMETIYGEEGGPFSGYPAFKSPPEVADGLKDAGYDGCSTASNHTLDDGAAGLRRTLDRFDKVGLKHAGSARTAAEAATVTTYTAGSAKVAHLAYTYDTNGYPMPEGHPWAVNLMQQDKIIADARAARKAGADVVLVSVHWGTEWETGPDDTQLSLGKALTASQTGGRPDIDMIIGTHAHVPQPYEKVNGTWIVYGMGDQVAGEMFNHTGARDMRGNYGSIGRFTFAPPAAAGQRWQVTKAEFVPQMMDLSVGRVVHLPDALAKDPGREDYESARDAIGEAVLSRGAAKDGLTMGK, via the coding sequence ATGACCACGCGAATCCGGCCGCAGGTGCTCGCCCTCCTGTCGGCCGTGCTGCTGTCCGCCGTCTCCGGCTGTTCGGCCGGCGGGAGCTCCGCACCGGCCCGCCTCGGGGACTCCGGCGCGCCCGCCACCCCCTCCAGCGCCGCCGGATCGCCCGCCGCCAAGGGCTTCACCCTGGTCGCGAGCGGCGACGTACTGCCGCACACCTCCGTCATCCAGCGCGCCGCGAACGACGCGGACGGCGACGGATACGACTTCAGGCCGATGTTCTCCGGCGTCAAGACCGTGGTCTCCGGAGCCGACCTCGCCCTGTGCCACATGGAGACCATCTACGGGGAGGAAGGCGGCCCCTTCTCCGGCTATCCCGCCTTCAAGTCCCCGCCGGAGGTCGCGGACGGGCTGAAGGACGCCGGGTACGACGGCTGCTCCACGGCCTCGAACCACACCCTCGACGACGGGGCAGCGGGCCTGCGTCGTACCCTGGACCGCTTCGACAAGGTCGGCCTGAAGCACGCCGGCTCGGCCCGTACGGCCGCCGAGGCCGCCACGGTGACCACGTACACGGCGGGCTCCGCCAAGGTGGCGCACCTCGCCTACACCTACGACACCAACGGCTATCCGATGCCCGAGGGCCATCCGTGGGCGGTCAACCTGATGCAGCAGGACAAGATCATCGCGGATGCGCGGGCGGCCCGGAAGGCGGGCGCGGACGTGGTGCTGGTGAGCGTGCACTGGGGCACGGAGTGGGAGACCGGACCGGACGACACCCAGCTCTCGCTCGGCAAGGCGCTGACCGCCTCGCAGACCGGCGGCCGCCCCGACATCGACATGATCATCGGAACGCACGCGCACGTGCCCCAACCCTACGAGAAGGTCAACGGGACCTGGATCGTCTACGGCATGGGTGATCAGGTCGCCGGCGAGATGTTCAACCACACCGGCGCGCGCGACATGCGCGGCAACTACGGCTCGATCGGCCGCTTCACCTTCGCCCCACCGGCCGCCGCCGGGCAACGCTGGCAGGTCACCAAGGCCGAGTTCGTCCCGCAGATGATGGACCTGTCCGTGGGCCGGGTCGTCCACCTGCCCGACGCCCTCGCCAAGGACCCCGGCCGCGAGGACTACGAGAGCGCGCGGGACGCGATCGGCGAGGCCGTCCTCAGCCGCGGCGCCGCCAAGGACGGTCTGACCATGGGCAAGTAG